A portion of the Lolium rigidum isolate FL_2022 chromosome 1, APGP_CSIRO_Lrig_0.1, whole genome shotgun sequence genome contains these proteins:
- the LOC124702679 gene encoding EH domain-containing protein 1-like encodes MEIGAASSCSKEHQKIYSEWFAFADSDGDGRITGPDAIKFFGMSRLPRADLKQVWAIADSKRLGYLGFGEFVTAMQLVSLAQAGDEITPDSIKRDDLSSLNTPVMEGLDTLLARSKHLVKRADQAGDGFPQAQGPSTDHWFTSKSLKKIPLTAVTSVIDGLKRLYIEKLKPLEVAYKFNDFVSPLLTNSDFDAKPMVMLLGQYSTGKTTFIKHLLKTSYPGAHIGPEPTTDRFVVVMSGPDERTIPGNTLAVQADMPFSGLTTFGTSFLSKFECSQMPHPLLEHITFVDTPGVLSGEKQRTQRSYEFTGVTSWFAAKCDLILLLFDPHKLDISDEFKRVIGSLRGHDDKIRVVLNKADQIDTQQLMRVYGALMWSLGKVLNTPEVSRVYIGSFNDKPVKESAVGPIGKELFEKEQDDLLSDLKDIPKKACDRRINEFVKRARAAKIHAYIIGHLKNQMPTMMGKAKAQQRLIDNLEDEFAKVQREHHLPAGDFPFVDHFRDVLGGYSIDKFEKVKPKMIQAVDDMLGYDIPELLKNFRNPYE; translated from the exons ATGGAGATCGGGGCGGCGAGCAGCTGCTCCAAGGAGCACCAGAAGATCTACTCCGAGTGGTTCGCCTTCGCCGACTCAG ATGGCGACGGCCGCATCACGGGCCCCGACGCCATCAAGTTCTTCGGCATGTCCAGGCTCCCCCGCGCCGACCTCAAGCAG GTCTGGGCCATCGCGGACTCCAAGCGGCTGGGGTACCTCGGCTTCGGCGAGTTCGTCACGGCGATGCAG CTCGTCTCTCTGGCGCAAGCGGGGGATGAGATCACCCCGGACAGCATTAAGCGTGACG ATCTAAGCAGCTTGAATACTCCAGTGATGGAGGGGCTGGATACTCTGCTTGCG AGGTCCAAGCATCTGGTAAAGAGGGCCGATCAGGCTGGCGATG GATTTCCTCAGGCGCAAGGACCTTCGACAGACCATTGGTTCACCTCCAAGTCATTGAAGAAG ATACCTCTGACTGCTGTTACTTCTGTCATTGATGGTTTAAAAAGACTATACATCGAAAAATTGAAGCCTTTGGAAGTTGCATACAAATTCAATGATTTTGTGTCTCCATTACTG ACAAACAGTGATTTTGATGCAAAGCCGATGGTTATGCTCTTAGGTCAATATTCAACGGGGAAAACTACTTTTATCAAGCATCTGCTAAAAACAAGCTATCCAG GTGCCCATATTGGACCAGAGCCAACAACCGACAGATTTGTTGTTGTCATG TCAGGACCTGATGAACGAACTATTCCTGGGAATACTTTAGCTGTTCAAGCAGATATGCCTTTTAGTGGTCTTACAACATTTGGGACTTCGTTTTTATCCAAGTTCGAATGCTCTCAGATGCCACATCCG CTACTGGAGCATATCACGTTTGTCGACACACCTGGTGTTCTTTCTGGTGAAAAGCAACGGACACAACGCAGCTATGAATTCACTGGTGTTACATCATGGTTTGCTGCCAAGTGTGACCTCATTCTTCTTCTATTTGATCCTCACAAGCTTGATATCAGTGATGAGTTTAAACGTGTCATCGGATCTCTACGTGGGCATGATGACAAAATACGTGTAGTTCTAAACAAGGCAGACCAAATTGACACACAACAG CTTATGAGAGTGTATGGTGCACTTATGTGGTCTCTTGGTAAAGTATTGAATACCCCTGAGGTGTCACGCGTTTATATTGG ATCATTCAATGACAAACCAGTAAAGGAATCAGCTGTTGGTCCTATCGGAAAGGAACTGTTTGAGAAAGAGCAGGATGATCTTCTTTCTGATCTAAAAGATATACCAAAGAAAGCTTGTGACCGCCGA ATCAATGAATTCGTGAAACGTGCTAGAGCTGCCAAGATACATGCTTATATAATTGGCCATCTAAAGAACCAGATGCCTACGATGATGGGGAAAGCTAAAGCTCAACAGCGACTTATAGACAATTTGGAGGATGAGTTTGCAAAG GTACAAAGGGAACATCATCTTCCAGCAGGAGATTTCCCTTTCGTTGACCACTTCAGAGATGTGCTGGGTGGCTACAGCATCGACAAGTTTGAGAAGGTCAAGCCCAAGATGATCCAGGCGGTGGACGACATGCTCGGGTACGACATCCCGGAGCTTCTTAAGAACTTCAGGAACCCTTACGAGTGA